The genome window TCGGTGACTTTGCCAAACCGGAGGCCGTCAATAGCGTTGCCGATTGCGCCCGCTGCGATCATCGCCAGCACAGCGCTGAGCGCGGCGGGCTGCGGGCGGCGAAACAGATAAATCAAAATGCCCAGTCCGACGAGTAGTCTGCCCAGTGCCAGTGGCAGCGCCGAGCCTGAAAATAGGCTCCAAGCCGCGCCGGTATTGAAAGTCAGCCACCAGCCGATCACGCCCGGAATAAAGGGCACCACTGGAGCGCCCTCTTTCAAGTTGGTCAGCGACCAAGTTTTGAGCAGTTG of Deinococcus detaillensis contains these proteins:
- the lspA gene encoding signal peptidase II translates to MASTDPPLSGTRLNNQARSMPIWGPALITVVLLIADQLLKTWSLTNLKEGAPVVPFIPGVIGWWLTFNTGAAWSLFSGSALPLALGRLLVGLGILIYLFRRPQPAALSAVLAMIAAGAIGNAIDGLRFGKVTDMIYSPALSAVTKAVNAGEFPIFNIADSCVVGGTVLLVLLSLRKTA